Proteins encoded together in one Mycolicibacter minnesotensis window:
- a CDS encoding methylated-DNA--[protein]-cysteine S-methyltransferase, producing MTSYRTIDSPIGPLTLAGDDGRLSHLLMLDHAHAPSRSSWERDDTVFPDVVEQLSAYFAGQLTEFDVDYALVGTDFQRRVWTALLTIPYGQTRSYGELAGQIGSPAASRAVGLANGRNPISIIVPCHRVIGSNGSLTGYGGGIDRKKSLLELERRRTHATLF from the coding sequence ATGACCTCTTATCGCACGATCGACAGTCCGATCGGCCCGCTCACGCTGGCCGGTGACGACGGCAGGCTCAGCCATCTGCTCATGCTCGACCATGCGCACGCTCCCAGCCGAAGCAGCTGGGAGCGGGACGACACCGTGTTTCCCGATGTGGTGGAGCAGCTGTCGGCCTACTTCGCGGGCCAGCTCACCGAATTCGATGTGGACTACGCGCTGGTGGGCACCGACTTCCAGCGCCGGGTGTGGACCGCCCTGCTGACCATTCCCTATGGCCAGACACGGTCCTATGGGGAGCTGGCCGGCCAGATCGGATCGCCCGCCGCGTCGCGTGCAGTCGGTCTGGCCAACGGCCGCAACCCGATCTCGATCATCGTGCCGTGCCACCGCGTCATCGGCAGCAACGGAAGCCTGACCGGCTACGGAGGCGGCATTGACCGCAAGAAGTCGCTGCTTGAACTCGAACGCCGGCGTACCCACGCCACCTTGTTCTGA
- a CDS encoding PE-PPE domain-containing protein, giving the protein MHTSAFTLTGNGTSLGDGIAYIMGGTGMPQPSERFLDAVDELYLQPHGFGGELFSLWTPENVSSTSQAVGGQILYNAVMGQINGGEVDADNPVVVFGYSQSASISVRLMERLADEGVSDDLVRFVLIGSPGTSGVPTDLYHTDVYNYEYDPVAFQPTYFNPLSYVNAALGFLYGHSVLLSATPEQVASAIELPTSDPDSLASFYMIPSEFLPVLAPLQLIPILGQPLYELLEPVTRIMVNLGYGNIENGWPPGAVDAPGGSGLFPNVDLGELLSALGNGVQSGITNAIDTLLDPDNYQIIPLIEHPSLAAIIQEGYIVGAIDSPTPTLSEALTGLVEFFQGFTDTTEYPMPA; this is encoded by the coding sequence GTGCACACGTCAGCCTTCACGCTCACCGGCAACGGCACGTCGCTCGGTGACGGTATCGCCTACATCATGGGCGGGACCGGGATGCCGCAACCGTCGGAGCGGTTCCTCGACGCGGTTGACGAGCTTTACCTGCAACCCCACGGATTCGGCGGCGAGCTGTTCTCGTTGTGGACCCCGGAGAACGTCAGTTCGACCTCCCAAGCGGTCGGCGGCCAGATCCTCTACAACGCGGTCATGGGCCAGATCAACGGCGGCGAAGTGGACGCCGACAATCCGGTGGTGGTCTTCGGCTACTCGCAGAGCGCCTCGATCTCCGTCCGCCTGATGGAGCGCCTCGCCGACGAAGGTGTATCCGACGACTTGGTCCGGTTCGTACTGATCGGCTCCCCGGGAACCAGCGGCGTTCCCACCGACCTCTACCACACCGACGTCTACAACTATGAATACGATCCGGTTGCCTTCCAGCCGACCTACTTCAACCCGTTGTCGTATGTCAACGCCGCGCTCGGATTCCTCTACGGGCATTCGGTGTTGTTGAGCGCGACTCCCGAGCAGGTGGCCTCGGCGATTGAACTGCCGACCTCGGACCCTGATTCGCTGGCCAGCTTCTACATGATTCCCTCGGAGTTTCTTCCGGTATTGGCGCCGCTGCAGCTCATCCCGATTCTGGGGCAGCCCCTGTACGAGTTGCTGGAACCCGTCACGCGGATCATGGTGAACCTCGGCTACGGCAATATCGAGAACGGCTGGCCGCCAGGCGCCGTCGATGCACCGGGCGGTTCCGGGCTGTTCCCCAACGTCGACCTCGGCGAGCTGCTCTCCGCGCTGGGCAACGGCGTGCAGTCGGGAATCACCAACGCGATCGACACCTTGCTGGACCCGGACAACTACCAGATCATTCCCCTGATCGAGCACCCCTCGCTTGCGGCGATCATTCAGGAGGGCTACATCGTGGGCGCCATCGACTCGCCGACCCCGACGTTGAGTGAAGCCCTGACGGGTCTGGTCGAGTTCTTCCAGGGTTTCACCGACACCACCGAATACCCGATGCCGGCGTAG
- a CDS encoding DNA-3-methyladenine glycosylase 2: MHDDFDRRYRAVQSKDGRFDGWFITAVRTTRIYCRPSCPARTPLRPNVEFYPTAAAAQRAGFRACKRCRPDAAAGSPEWNVRGDVVGRAMRLIADGTVERDGVVGLADRLGYSARQVQRLLQAEVGAGPLALARAQRAQAARVLIETTDLPLSDVAFAAGFASIRQFNDTIRTVCATTPTALRGTAVGRSRAGSGHDVRGPGVISLRLPVRTPFAFEGVFGHLAACAVSGCEEIRDGAYRRTLRLPHGNGVASLWPAPDHVRCRLVLDDFRDLTAAITRCRRLLDLDADPQAVVEALTGDPELAPLVAKAPGQRIPRTVDEEELAIRAVLGQQVSTKAAGTHAHRLVLAHGQRIDDPDGGLTHVFPPAERLADLDPEQLALPRARRRTLLALVERLAEGTLELSAGCDWERARHDLMAVPGIGAWTAEVVAMRGLGDPDAFPVTDLGLHVAARHHGLPHSPRALVQRSARWRPWRSYATQHLWTSLDHAVNRWPPVSKEIA, translated from the coding sequence GTGCACGACGACTTCGACCGCCGCTACCGCGCCGTGCAGTCCAAGGACGGCCGGTTCGACGGCTGGTTCATCACCGCCGTACGTACGACGCGAATCTATTGCCGGCCCAGCTGCCCGGCGCGCACCCCGCTGCGGCCGAATGTGGAGTTCTATCCCACCGCCGCCGCGGCCCAGCGTGCCGGCTTCCGCGCCTGTAAGCGGTGTCGGCCGGACGCCGCGGCGGGTTCGCCGGAATGGAACGTCCGCGGCGATGTGGTGGGGCGAGCAATGCGCCTGATCGCCGACGGCACCGTCGAACGCGACGGCGTGGTCGGGCTCGCCGATCGCCTCGGCTATTCCGCCCGCCAAGTGCAGCGTCTGCTGCAGGCCGAGGTCGGTGCGGGTCCGCTGGCGCTGGCCCGCGCGCAGCGTGCCCAGGCCGCACGCGTCCTGATCGAGACCACAGATCTGCCGTTGAGCGATGTCGCCTTCGCTGCCGGCTTCGCCAGCATTCGGCAGTTCAACGACACCATCCGAACGGTGTGCGCGACCACTCCCACCGCTTTGCGAGGCACTGCCGTGGGGCGATCACGAGCAGGCTCAGGCCACGACGTCCGTGGGCCGGGTGTGATCTCGCTGCGCCTACCGGTTCGGACCCCGTTCGCGTTCGAGGGCGTGTTCGGTCATCTGGCGGCATGCGCAGTGTCCGGCTGTGAGGAGATCCGTGACGGCGCTTACCGGCGCACCCTGCGCCTGCCCCACGGCAATGGGGTGGCCAGCCTGTGGCCCGCCCCCGATCACGTCCGCTGCCGGCTGGTCCTCGACGACTTTCGCGACCTCACAGCGGCGATCACCCGTTGCCGAAGACTGCTGGATCTCGACGCCGACCCGCAAGCCGTCGTCGAGGCCCTCACCGGCGACCCCGAACTGGCCCCGTTGGTGGCCAAGGCACCGGGACAACGCATTCCACGGACCGTGGACGAGGAAGAGCTCGCGATACGCGCGGTGCTCGGTCAGCAGGTATCAACCAAAGCCGCGGGCACCCACGCCCACCGGTTGGTGCTTGCGCACGGTCAGCGGATCGACGATCCCGACGGCGGCCTCACCCACGTCTTTCCCCCGGCGGAGCGCCTCGCCGATCTCGATCCAGAGCAGCTTGCCCTTCCCCGGGCTCGCCGGCGGACCCTCCTCGCGCTGGTCGAGCGCTTGGCCGAAGGCACCCTCGAACTGAGCGCAGGATGCGACTGGGAACGCGCCCGCCACGACCTGATGGCCGTGCCCGGGATAGGAGCATGGACCGCCGAGGTGGTCGCCATGCGCGGCCTCGGCGACCCCGACGCCTTTCCCGTCACCGATCTGGGGCTTCACGTGGCCGCCCGCCACCATGGACTGCCGCACAGTCCGCGGGCCTTGGTCCAACGCAGCGCACGCTGGAGACCGTGGCGTTCCTATGCCACCCAACATCTCTGGACCAGCCTCGACCACGCCGTCAACCGCTGGCCCCCGGTATCGAAGGAGATCGCATGA
- the glsA gene encoding glutaminase A gives MAALVQQYLDGILAEHAGANHGALASYIPELAQVDPTKYGLALSSSDGYVYQCGDAEVPFTMQSISKPFTYALALDQLGHADVDARIGVEPSGEGFNKISVDQVTNVPKNPMINAGAIVACSLIPGKTVEDRFDLVREFFSACAGRTLDFDEAVYDSERASGSRNRGIAYLLDSFGALGADPDDALDLYIRQCSLKVTSVDLARMGATLARGGLNPLTGRQVTDAAVVRRTLSVMVTCGMYDAAGAWVSAVGLPAKSGVAGGIVAVLPGQLGIGVYSPRIDAKGNSVRGMLVCRSLSQQLGLHFLTVSSEAHAAIRGVYMPRPGVRVYEVHGDLLFAGAEQVARTATRDCGEYDTAILDVSRLHTISEPARGLLAGLSEELRALDKQGLLVDPDGSVTPDSSAYAGLVFATVEDALGSTETWAE, from the coding sequence GTGGCGGCGCTGGTGCAGCAGTACTTGGACGGGATCCTGGCTGAGCACGCTGGAGCCAACCATGGGGCCCTGGCCAGTTATATCCCCGAGCTCGCCCAGGTAGACCCGACGAAGTACGGCCTCGCGCTGTCGTCGTCGGATGGCTATGTCTACCAATGCGGCGATGCCGAGGTGCCGTTCACGATGCAGTCGATATCCAAGCCGTTCACCTATGCGCTGGCGCTCGATCAGCTCGGCCACGCCGACGTCGACGCCCGAATCGGGGTGGAGCCCTCCGGGGAGGGCTTCAACAAAATCAGCGTCGATCAGGTCACCAATGTGCCGAAGAACCCGATGATCAACGCCGGCGCGATCGTGGCGTGCTCGCTGATACCGGGCAAGACCGTCGAGGACAGGTTCGACCTCGTTCGGGAGTTCTTCAGCGCCTGCGCCGGGCGCACCCTGGACTTCGACGAAGCCGTCTACGACTCGGAGCGGGCCAGCGGCAGCCGCAACCGCGGGATTGCCTATCTGCTGGACAGTTTCGGGGCACTGGGTGCTGACCCCGACGATGCTCTGGATCTCTACATCCGCCAGTGCTCACTGAAGGTCACCAGTGTCGACCTGGCCCGGATGGGGGCCACCCTAGCCCGCGGCGGACTCAACCCGTTGACCGGGCGACAGGTGACCGATGCCGCGGTGGTGCGGCGCACCTTGTCGGTCATGGTCACCTGCGGCATGTATGACGCGGCGGGCGCGTGGGTCAGTGCAGTCGGGCTGCCGGCCAAAAGCGGTGTGGCCGGCGGGATCGTGGCGGTGCTGCCCGGCCAGCTCGGCATCGGCGTCTATTCGCCGCGGATCGACGCCAAGGGCAACAGTGTGCGCGGGATGCTGGTGTGTCGCAGTCTTTCCCAGCAACTGGGGCTGCACTTCCTGACGGTCAGCAGTGAGGCTCATGCGGCTATTCGCGGGGTGTACATGCCGCGGCCGGGTGTAAGGGTCTATGAGGTGCATGGCGATCTGCTCTTCGCGGGGGCCGAACAGGTGGCCCGCACCGCGACCCGCGACTGCGGTGAATACGACACCGCGATTCTCGATGTCTCCCGGTTGCACACCATCAGTGAGCCGGCGCGGGGCCTGCTCGCGGGCTTGTCGGAGGAGCTACGGGCACTGGACAAGCAGGGACTCCTGGTCGATCCCGACGGATCGGTGACGCCCGACTCATCTGCCTATGCCGGGCTGGTTTTCGCCACCGTCGAGGACGCGTTGGGCTCCACCGAGACCTGGGCGGAGTAG
- a CDS encoding PE-PPE domain-containing protein, protein MRVYSCLPLVASVAAASVIAGPPLASAASPQAPAVALTGNGTSLGDGIALVMGGTGIPQPPPAYLDAINELYLQPHGFGGETVSLFTPENVSDTSRDVGLQLLKNAVATELNSGEVDADNPVVVFGYSQSAGISVGLMHWLAENDVSNDLVRFVLIGSTVTSSVPTDLYHTDVYNHEYDPVAFRPTYFNPLSDLNSTLGFIYGHSVLPSVTPEQIASAIELPVSDPDSLTTFYMIPSEILPLLAPLQLIPILGQPLYELLEPVTRILVNLGYGSIENGWPPGDVDGPAASGLFPTDIDLGELFTALGRGVFDGISNSISSWFDPDTYMIYSLEDHPSLAGIINTGYLAGYLDSPNPPLGEALTGLANFLAAFTDTTPYPMPDPVDLLG, encoded by the coding sequence GTGCGGGTTTACTCTTGCCTACCGCTGGTGGCCAGTGTCGCGGCCGCGAGTGTCATCGCCGGACCGCCGTTGGCGTCGGCGGCGAGCCCCCAGGCTCCCGCGGTTGCACTGACCGGCAACGGAACGTCCTTGGGGGACGGGATTGCGTTGGTCATGGGCGGGACCGGTATTCCTCAGCCCCCTCCGGCGTATCTGGACGCGATCAACGAGCTGTACCTGCAGCCCCACGGATTCGGAGGTGAGACGGTCTCGCTGTTCACGCCGGAGAATGTCAGCGACACGTCACGTGACGTAGGCCTGCAGCTGCTGAAGAACGCGGTGGCCACTGAGCTCAACAGCGGGGAAGTAGACGCCGACAATCCGGTCGTGGTGTTCGGCTACTCGCAGAGCGCCGGCATCTCCGTGGGATTGATGCACTGGCTCGCCGAGAATGATGTCTCCAATGACCTGGTGCGTTTTGTGCTGATCGGTTCGACGGTCACCAGCTCTGTCCCGACCGACCTGTACCACACCGACGTCTACAACCATGAATACGACCCGGTCGCCTTCCGGCCGACGTACTTCAACCCCTTGTCCGATCTCAATTCCACGCTGGGCTTCATCTACGGTCACTCGGTACTTCCGAGCGTGACGCCCGAACAGATCGCCTCGGCGATCGAGCTGCCGGTCTCGGACCCCGACTCGCTGACCACCTTCTACATGATCCCTTCGGAGATCTTGCCGCTCCTGGCTCCGTTGCAGTTGATCCCGATCCTGGGCCAGCCACTCTACGAATTGTTGGAGCCCGTCACTCGGATCCTGGTGAACCTGGGGTACGGCAGCATCGAGAACGGCTGGCCGCCGGGGGACGTCGATGGGCCCGCGGCTTCGGGGCTTTTCCCCACCGATATTGACCTGGGCGAGCTTTTCACTGCGCTCGGCAGGGGCGTTTTCGACGGGATCAGCAACTCGATCAGCAGCTGGTTCGACCCCGACACCTACATGATCTACTCGCTCGAGGATCACCCGTCGTTGGCTGGGATCATCAACACGGGCTACCTCGCGGGGTACCTCGACTCCCCGAATCCGCCGTTGGGCGAAGCGCTCACGGGACTGGCCAACTTCTTGGCGGCGTTCACCGATACCACTCCGTACCCGATGCCCGATCCGGTAGACCTGTTGGGCTGA
- the nucS gene encoding endonuclease NucS, which yields MRLVIAQCTVDYVGRLTAHLPSARRLLLLKADGSVSVHADDRAYKPLNWMSPPCRLTEETGGELPVWVVANKKTGDQLRITIEEIEHDSSHELGIDPGLVKDGVEAQLQVLLAEHVELLGEGYTLVRREYMTAIGPVDLLCRDEQGRAVAVEIKRRGEIDGVEQLTRYLELLNRDSLLAPVSGVFAAQQIKPQARTLATDRGIRCLTLDYDAMRGMDSDEFRLF from the coding sequence ATGCGACTCGTGATCGCCCAGTGCACCGTTGACTATGTCGGCAGGCTCACCGCGCACCTGCCCTCTGCCCGGCGACTGCTGCTGTTGAAGGCCGACGGTTCGGTCAGCGTGCACGCCGATGACCGTGCCTACAAGCCGCTGAACTGGATGAGCCCGCCATGCCGTCTCACCGAGGAGACCGGCGGCGAATTGCCGGTGTGGGTGGTGGCGAACAAGAAGACCGGCGACCAGCTGCGAATCACCATCGAGGAGATCGAGCACGACTCCAGTCACGAACTCGGCATTGACCCCGGTCTGGTGAAAGACGGCGTCGAGGCCCAACTACAGGTGTTGCTTGCCGAGCACGTCGAGCTGCTGGGCGAGGGCTACACGCTGGTGCGTCGCGAGTACATGACCGCGATCGGACCGGTCGACCTGTTATGTCGCGACGAGCAAGGCCGAGCGGTCGCAGTGGAGATCAAACGGCGCGGCGAGATCGATGGCGTAGAGCAGCTCACCCGATACCTAGAACTGCTCAACCGCGACAGCCTGCTGGCGCCGGTCAGCGGGGTATTCGCCGCTCAGCAGATCAAGCCACAGGCCCGCACACTGGCCACCGACCGCGGTATTCGTTGCCTGACACTGGATTATGACGCGATGCGTGGCATGGACAGCGACGAGTTCCGGCTGTTCTGA
- a CDS encoding adenylate/guanylate cyclase domain-containing protein, with product MKPPKTTAQRLGRALEMLTRQSGRLPETPEYGSWLLGQVSESQYLRRIRIQFILTVVMVGTNLLGVAVDVLLVTVAFPVPNVFDDAPAWLTFGLVPAYVVTALIGGTYVITRRTIKKLRWAIKEQPPTREDERNAFLTPWRIAQVVLALWGVATVVFTVLYGMYDKIFIPIIGFTMSVCGILVATACYLFTEFALRPVAAQALAAGPPPRRILSGIMGRTMLVWFLTSGVPIMGIALAALFAVVLKNLTLTQFGVAVLIASVTTLIFGFLLMLILSWLTATPVRVVRAALKRIEQGNLQGDLVVFDGTELGELQSGFNAMVHGLRERERVRDLFGRHVGREVAAAAERDQIQLGGEERHVAVVFVDIVGSTQIVTAKPATEVVNLLNRFFAVVVDEVDRHQGLINKFEGDATLAIFGAPNHLDQPEEEALAAARGILYRLADEVPEIRAGIGVAAGQVVAGNVGAKERFEYTVIGEPVNEAARLCELAKTQPVQLLTTAKTMYAASISEQAHWVVGDSIVLRGYEQPTVLASPL from the coding sequence ATGAAGCCGCCGAAGACAACCGCACAACGCCTGGGCCGAGCATTGGAGATGCTCACCCGTCAGAGCGGTCGGCTGCCCGAGACACCCGAATACGGCTCCTGGCTGCTGGGTCAGGTGTCAGAAAGCCAGTACCTACGGCGGATTCGCATCCAGTTCATCCTGACCGTCGTCATGGTGGGCACAAACCTGCTGGGCGTCGCCGTGGACGTGCTGCTGGTGACGGTGGCGTTCCCGGTCCCCAATGTGTTCGACGACGCGCCGGCATGGCTCACGTTCGGGCTGGTGCCGGCCTACGTGGTGACCGCGTTGATCGGCGGGACGTACGTGATCACCCGGCGCACCATCAAAAAACTGCGTTGGGCCATCAAGGAACAGCCGCCGACGCGGGAGGATGAACGCAACGCCTTCCTGACCCCATGGCGGATCGCCCAGGTGGTACTGGCCCTATGGGGTGTGGCGACGGTGGTGTTCACCGTGCTCTACGGGATGTACGACAAGATCTTCATCCCGATCATCGGGTTCACCATGAGCGTCTGCGGCATCCTGGTGGCCACCGCCTGCTACCTCTTCACCGAATTCGCGTTGCGACCGGTGGCCGCCCAGGCGCTCGCCGCCGGCCCACCGCCGCGGCGAATCCTGTCCGGGATCATGGGCCGGACCATGCTGGTCTGGTTTCTCACCTCGGGTGTGCCGATCATGGGTATTGCCCTGGCGGCACTGTTCGCGGTGGTGCTCAAGAACCTGACGTTGACCCAGTTCGGTGTCGCCGTGCTGATCGCGTCGGTGACAACCCTGATCTTCGGTTTCTTACTGATGTTGATCCTGTCCTGGCTCACCGCAACCCCGGTACGGGTGGTGCGCGCTGCTCTGAAGCGCATCGAGCAGGGCAATCTGCAAGGCGACCTGGTGGTCTTCGACGGAACCGAACTCGGCGAGCTGCAGAGCGGTTTCAACGCGATGGTGCACGGCCTACGAGAGCGCGAGCGGGTGCGCGATCTGTTCGGCCGCCATGTGGGGCGCGAGGTGGCGGCCGCCGCGGAACGTGACCAGATCCAGCTTGGCGGCGAGGAGCGCCACGTCGCCGTGGTTTTCGTCGACATCGTCGGCTCGACACAGATCGTCACCGCCAAACCCGCGACCGAAGTCGTCAATCTCTTGAATCGGTTCTTTGCGGTGGTCGTCGATGAGGTCGACCGCCACCAGGGCCTGATCAACAAGTTCGAGGGGGACGCCACGTTGGCGATCTTCGGTGCCCCCAACCACCTCGACCAGCCCGAGGAAGAGGCCCTGGCGGCAGCGCGGGGCATCCTCTATCGCCTGGCCGACGAAGTGCCCGAGATCCGGGCGGGTATCGGCGTGGCCGCCGGACAGGTGGTCGCCGGAAACGTCGGCGCCAAGGAGCGGTTCGAATACACCGTGATCGGGGAACCGGTCAACGAGGCCGCCCGGCTGTGCGAATTGGCCAAAACCCAACCCGTACAGCTGCTGACCACCGCAAAGACCATGTACGCGGCCAGCATCAGCGAACAGGCCCACTGGGTCGTGGGTGACTCGATTGTGTTGCGCGGCTACGAGCAGCCCACCGTGCTCGCCAGCCCGCTGTAG